A region of the Bacteroidales bacterium genome:
AACTATTCCGCTTTTGTGGATGATCCGCAAAGATTTTTACTTTCGGGAGATGGTAGTTTTTTAGGAGGCATTGCCCTGGCTGCTCTTTCGGTTTTTGCAACCTGGCGTGGCGCTGAAAAGGAGAAACTGCCAAAACCCAAAACTGAGGAAATTGAGGTGCGCCCTCATGAATTGACTACAACTTTTATGACCATTGCTGCCGCTGCTGGTATTGCCGGAGCTAAGCTATTCGATATCCTGGAAAATCCTCCTTCTTTCTTTGCTGATCCGATTGGCACAATATTTTCTTTTCAAGGACTCACTTTTTATGGTGGACTGATTGTTGCCGCCATCACAATTATCTGGTATGCACGCCATAACGGAATTCCATGGAGAGTATTGGCCGATTCCGCCGCACCTGCATTATTGCTCGGTTATGCGGTTGGTCGCCTGGGCTGTCAGATTTCGGGGGATGGTTGCTGGGGTATCGAAAATTTGAACCCTAAACCCGAATGGCTGGCATTTCTGCCTGATTGGGCCTGGGCATACGATTTTCCGAATAACGTAATCCGCGAAGGAGTTCCTATTCATAACTGCAGCGGTCAATATTGCCGCGTGCTCGAAAATCCGGTGTATCCCACGTCATTGTACGAAAGCACATTATCGGTGTTTTTCTTTGTCATCCTTTGGCTGCTCAGAAAAAAGATTTTAATCCCTGGAATGATCTTTTCCATTTACCTGATCATGAATGGTACAGCCCGTTTCCTGGTAGAAAAAATTCGTGTAAACCCACCCTATCATTTCCTTGGAATAGAAATTACACAGGCAGAAATTATTTCTACGACACTTATCCTGATAGGCGTGGCAGGGATGATCTATTTGTTTATAAGCAATAGGAAAATTACGCATAAATCGTAAAAGTCTTTTATAAAATGGATTACCAGCAACTAGAAACAATCTGTGCCAGTGCGTGCAACCTGATCAAACAAACAGGTTCTTATATCAAAGAGCAACTTGATGACCAGAATTCGGTTGAGTTTTTTGAAAAAGGCATCCACGATTTCGTGACCCATGTAGACAAGAATTCTGAACGCATGCTCATTGATGGCCTTTCTGAGATACTTCCTGGGTCAGGTTTTTTAGCTGAAGAAAATATTGCCAACACGGATCCAAAAGAATTTATGTGGATTATTGATCCGCTCGATGGCACAACCAACTTTATACATTCCATTCCCTTATATTGCATCAGCGTTGCCTTGAACCATAACAACCAGACTATTCTTGGGATAATTTATGAGATAAACATGCAGGAGTGCTTTTATGCATGGCATGGCAGTAAAGCATTCTTAAATGGAAAGGAAATTTTGGTTTCAACAACAGGAAACATGGATCATGCGTTGTTTGCAACAGGATTTCCTTACTATGATTACAGCCGCATAGCTCCATATATGGGTTTATTTTCATACCTGGTTCAAAATACATCCGGGGTGCGGCGCCTGGGTTCTGCGGCAGTTGACCTTGCATTTGTAGCCTGTGGCCGCTTTGAAGGTTTTTATGAATACGGACTGCATCCCTGGGATGTTGCAGCCGGTGCCTTTCTTGTAAAACAGGCTGGCGGAAAAGTATGCGATTTTAAAGGACAGGATAATTACATCCAGGGCAGGGAGATTATTGCCACCAATAGTGCTATCTTTAACGAGTTCATGGAATTGACAGGAAAATATTTTTAACAATTAACAATAATTGCAAAAAAAATGAAAAGTAGTGTTTTAACAATGCTTTTACTCATCGCTTCGGCACTTGGGAGTTTGGCTTCCGATGAGTCGGATCTGAGGACAAAAATTGACAGCGGGAAACTCATAAAAGTCTATAAATTTGATATTAAGGAACCGATAGCTCCTCCAGTCTGGAGGGCTACGCAGAAAGCGATGGATGAAGCCCACGAAAAACAAATGGATCTGATCCTAATTCATATGAATACCTATGGTGGAACGCTGGAAGCTGCCGATAGCATCAGAACACGCTTGCTGCAATCCAGTATCCCTGTTTTTGTGTTCATTGATAACAATGCTGCATCAGCAGGTGCACTTATTTCAATTGCCTGCGACAGTATTTACATGCGACCCGGCGCCAACATTGGAGCAGCAACCGTTGTGGATCAGTCAGGTGCAGCGTTGCCGGATAAATACCAGTCATACATGCGCTCGATGATGCGCTCTACAGCCGAAGCCAAGGGTCGCAACCCAGATATTGCACAGGCAATGGTTGATCCCAGGATAGTTATTGAAAATGTCGTAGATACCGGACAAGTGCTGACGTTTACTGCTTCGGAAGCATTGCTCAATGGTTATTGCGAAGGCAAAGCCGAAAGCATTGATGATCTGCTTACCAACATAGGAATTGAAGAATACGAGATTACCGAATTAGTGCTCACCGCCATGGATAGAGTCATTGGGTTCCTGATACATCCAATAGTCAGTGGCATACTTGTCATGCTAATAATCGGGGGCTTATATTTTGAGCTTCAGACTCCGGGTATCGGTTTCCCGATTGCGGCTTCAATTGTTGCTGCTTTGCTCTATTTCGCGCCACTCTATCTCGAAGGGATAGCGGCCAATTGGGAAATCCTCCTTTTTGTTATTGGTATAATACTAATAGCTGTTGAAATATTTGCAATTCCAGGTTTTGGTGTCACAGGCATTGCCGGGGTTATACTGGTGATGACTGGTTTGATCCTCGCTATGGTTGATAATATGGGCTTCAACTTCGGTGCTCAGTATTTTCATGAGATTGTTCAGGCATTTTTTATTGTTGTAATTGCTTCATTTGTTTCGTTAGTCAGCTCGTTTTATCTGAGCCAGAAACTCTTTACCACAACGGCATTTGGCGAATTAGCGCTGAGCACGGTTCAGAATGCCAGCGAGGGTTTCACCTCTGCAGATAAGAAGTATCGCAGTATGGTTGGAAGAAATGGGCTGTCGCACACAGTACTGCGCCCGTCAGGCAAAGTTATAATTGATAGTGAGATTTATGATGCAACTGCCGAAAGTGGTTATATCGAGAAAGGCGAAAACGTTATTGTTATCAAGCATGAAACGGCGCAGTTGTTTGTGAGGAAGTTTTGAAGCCCCAAGCCCCAAGCCTTAAGACACAAGACTCAAGAGACAAGACTCAAGATACAAGAGGCAAGAAACCAGAAAGAAAGAGCAG
Encoded here:
- a CDS encoding prolipoprotein diacylglyceryl transferase gives rise to the protein MYPRISDMINDLLGTSIKLPIQTYGFFVAMAFVVGGLILSLELRRKEKNGLLKPQKKTITKGKPASIRELSFSGILGFLLGYKGVDMIMNYSAFVDDPQRFLLSGDGSFLGGIALAALSVFATWRGAEKEKLPKPKTEEIEVRPHELTTTFMTIAAAAGIAGAKLFDILENPPSFFADPIGTIFSFQGLTFYGGLIVAAITIIWYARHNGIPWRVLADSAAPALLLGYAVGRLGCQISGDGCWGIENLNPKPEWLAFLPDWAWAYDFPNNVIREGVPIHNCSGQYCRVLENPVYPTSLYESTLSVFFFVILWLLRKKILIPGMIFSIYLIMNGTARFLVEKIRVNPPYHFLGIEITQAEIISTTLILIGVAGMIYLFISNRKITHKS
- a CDS encoding inositol monophosphatase, with product MDYQQLETICASACNLIKQTGSYIKEQLDDQNSVEFFEKGIHDFVTHVDKNSERMLIDGLSEILPGSGFLAEENIANTDPKEFMWIIDPLDGTTNFIHSIPLYCISVALNHNNQTILGIIYEINMQECFYAWHGSKAFLNGKEILVSTTGNMDHALFATGFPYYDYSRIAPYMGLFSYLVQNTSGVRRLGSAAVDLAFVACGRFEGFYEYGLHPWDVAAGAFLVKQAGGKVCDFKGQDNYIQGREIIATNSAIFNEFMELTGKYF
- a CDS encoding nodulation protein NfeD, producing MKSSVLTMLLLIASALGSLASDESDLRTKIDSGKLIKVYKFDIKEPIAPPVWRATQKAMDEAHEKQMDLILIHMNTYGGTLEAADSIRTRLLQSSIPVFVFIDNNAASAGALISIACDSIYMRPGANIGAATVVDQSGAALPDKYQSYMRSMMRSTAEAKGRNPDIAQAMVDPRIVIENVVDTGQVLTFTASEALLNGYCEGKAESIDDLLTNIGIEEYEITELVLTAMDRVIGFLIHPIVSGILVMLIIGGLYFELQTPGIGFPIAASIVAALLYFAPLYLEGIAANWEILLFVIGIILIAVEIFAIPGFGVTGIAGVILVMTGLILAMVDNMGFNFGAQYFHEIVQAFFIVVIASFVSLVSSFYLSQKLFTTTAFGELALSTVQNASEGFTSADKKYRSMVGRNGLSHTVLRPSGKVIIDSEIYDATAESGYIEKGENVIVIKHETAQLFVRKF